The Silvanigrella paludirubra genome contains a region encoding:
- a CDS encoding ExbD/TolR family protein, whose translation MAGKIGGGDDEPIVDINITPFVDVVLVLLVIFMVTAHFIVNKGMKLELPKAVTAEQLQNQKTFNISINKDGEFMLDGKMVTIDQLKSAARDATQSKVKVVAMISADKSALYNSVVVAMDALRSEGVSDFALQLDPATQKK comes from the coding sequence ATGGCAGGTAAAATTGGTGGTGGTGATGATGAACCCATTGTTGACATAAATATTACTCCATTTGTGGACGTTGTTTTAGTTCTATTAGTTATATTTATGGTAACAGCACATTTTATTGTAAATAAAGGAATGAAACTAGAATTACCTAAAGCTGTAACTGCGGAGCAATTACAAAATCAAAAAACTTTTAATATTTCCATTAATAAAGATGGCGAATTTATGCTTGATGGAAAAATGGTGACAATAGATCAATTAAAATCAGCAGCACGTGATGCTACTCAAAGTAAAGTAAAAGTTGTTGCTATGATAAGTGCTGATAAAAGTGCTCTTTATAATTCTGTTGTTGTTGCAATGGATGCTCTTCGCTCAGAAGGGGTATCAGATTTTGCTTTACAACTTGATCCCGCCACACAAAAAAAATAA
- a CDS encoding DMT family transporter translates to MQKKNNYLIGVTEMTIANSFVGVNIILNKYLIEKAPLMLLLELRYIFGVLILLAVSLLMKSKFQFYLTEEKFSKKDWFIYLLMALSGGVFFNFIYMCGMDKTTATSVGIIGSSIPTIIVLFSFFFLKQPLKQIHVFCIFLVVLGVLILNLSKPTHNNSINFDSSKVWLGNFIVFLAMIPEALFTIFAKMIKIKVSPVISGLFINLFNGLFCLPFAIYSLNEVNIFALDSNIWLFSFFVGLFSGALFYVFYNRGISKIDSNTAALMTGVIPISSAILAIVFLNEPIQIYTFMGMICVLLSIYLGVRFGDNSKILFQRIRQK, encoded by the coding sequence GTGCAAAAAAAGAATAATTATTTGATTGGTGTCACTGAGATGACAATAGCCAATTCTTTTGTTGGTGTAAATATTATTTTAAATAAATATCTAATTGAAAAAGCACCTCTTATGCTTTTATTAGAACTTAGATATATTTTTGGTGTACTTATACTTTTAGCAGTTTCTTTATTAATGAAATCTAAATTTCAGTTTTATTTAACGGAAGAAAAATTTTCTAAAAAAGATTGGTTTATTTATTTATTAATGGCTTTATCTGGAGGAGTCTTTTTTAATTTTATATACATGTGTGGCATGGATAAGACAACGGCAACTTCTGTTGGAATTATTGGAAGTTCTATTCCTACAATAATTGTTCTTTTTTCCTTTTTCTTTTTAAAACAGCCATTAAAACAAATTCATGTATTTTGTATTTTTCTGGTTGTTCTTGGGGTTTTAATATTAAATTTAAGTAAACCAACTCATAATAATTCAATTAATTTTGATTCTTCTAAAGTTTGGTTAGGTAATTTTATTGTATTTTTAGCTATGATTCCTGAAGCTTTATTTACGATTTTTGCTAAAATGATTAAAATTAAGGTGTCACCCGTTATTTCAGGTTTATTCATTAATTTATTTAATGGACTTTTTTGTTTACCATTTGCCATTTATAGCTTAAATGAAGTAAATATATTTGCACTTGATTCTAATATCTGGTTGTTTAGTTTTTTTGTAGGCCTTTTTAGTGGTGCTTTATTTTACGTATTTTATAATCGTGGTATTTCAAAAATTGATTCCAACACAGCAGCCTTAATGACGGGTGTTATACCTATTAGTTCTGCCATTTTAGCAATCGTGTTTTTAAATGAGCCAATACAAATTTACACTTTTATGGGTATGATTTGTGTTTTATTATCAATTTATCTTGGAGTAAGATTTGGTGATAATTCTAAAATATTATTCCAACGAATCCGCCAAAAGTAA
- a CDS encoding glutamate-cysteine ligase family protein, giving the protein MLNQKALMNENICSRVWTQPIKGTREGNEKIGLEMEMHAYDSNTLAPIGTNGSKMDVQILLKRVAEISTPIKIKYDESSSLITDVFFKQGGNISAEPGGQIEFSSAPYERLSDLIENVTKGLKILEEASDGELVFLSHGTNPIAADDHPLVLPKERYQIMTRYFESAPQVRGVDMMRHSATVQANLDIFGDENWQDAVDLILVLVPITQNLFANSRFIKGKKSKFYSERQEIWNQMDPTRSGIPINMPFAENSECAYAEWARKANVFYVEGLPIKEQPLFNELNFENWLKNGYKGIFPDITSWETHLGTLFPHLRLRDFLEIRHIDAQPFEHTLAPIAFFHALAKTKKIRQDVWDLLKKNKVDVKNVFNSNSSFSHLYNPLLDFAVDILNQHKEFEGMKAVLAYKNFLLLKESYWEAKSAKEFVTKNITSKPSQEFLKNLF; this is encoded by the coding sequence ATGCTAAATCAAAAAGCTTTAATGAATGAAAATATATGTTCCCGAGTATGGACACAACCTATTAAAGGAACAAGAGAAGGTAACGAAAAAATTGGGCTAGAAATGGAAATGCACGCCTACGATTCAAATACCCTTGCTCCCATTGGAACAAATGGTTCAAAAATGGATGTGCAAATATTATTAAAACGTGTCGCTGAAATTTCTACTCCTATTAAAATAAAATATGATGAATCTTCGTCTTTAATTACAGATGTTTTTTTTAAACAAGGTGGAAATATTAGTGCAGAACCAGGTGGGCAAATTGAGTTTTCATCGGCCCCGTATGAAAGATTATCTGATTTAATTGAAAACGTTACAAAAGGATTAAAAATTTTAGAAGAAGCATCTGATGGTGAACTTGTTTTTTTATCTCATGGAACAAATCCTATCGCAGCAGATGATCATCCTTTAGTGCTTCCTAAAGAACGTTATCAAATCATGACTCGTTACTTTGAATCGGCACCGCAAGTGCGTGGTGTCGATATGATGAGACATAGTGCTACTGTACAAGCCAATTTAGATATTTTTGGAGATGAAAATTGGCAAGATGCTGTTGATCTTATTTTAGTTTTAGTCCCAATCACTCAAAATTTATTTGCCAATTCTCGTTTTATAAAAGGAAAAAAAAGTAAATTTTATTCGGAAAGACAAGAAATTTGGAATCAAATGGATCCGACTCGTTCTGGAATTCCAATAAATATGCCTTTTGCAGAAAACTCGGAATGTGCTTATGCAGAGTGGGCGCGTAAAGCAAACGTATTTTATGTAGAAGGATTGCCTATAAAAGAGCAGCCTTTATTTAATGAACTCAATTTTGAAAATTGGTTAAAAAATGGATACAAAGGCATTTTTCCAGATATAACAAGTTGGGAAACCCATTTGGGTACGTTATTTCCTCATTTGAGATTGAGAGATTTCCTTGAAATACGCCATATAGATGCTCAACCGTTTGAACATACATTAGCTCCCATTGCCTTCTTTCATGCTCTTGCCAAAACCAAAAAAATTAGGCAAGATGTTTGGGATTTACTTAAGAAAAATAAAGTAGATGTAAAAAATGTTTTTAATTCAAATTCAAGTTTTTCGCACTTATATAATCCTTTATTAGATTTTGCTGTTGATATTTTAAATCAACATAAAGAATTCGAGGGTATGAAAGCTGTTCTTGCCTATAAAAACTTTCTTCTACTAAAAGAGTCTTATTGGGAAGCAAAAAGCGCAAAAGAATTTGTAACTAAAAATATAACTTCTAAGCCTTCTCAAGAGTTTCTTAAAAATCTTTTTTAA
- a CDS encoding MotA/TolQ/ExbB proton channel family protein: protein MNLTQEFSKFALATGPQWVMYLLIVCSVINVAIIIDRIIFFQKMKGDFAEFIKNLTERLNSSEPIEQTSAWCSGQKMLEANVAAVGLERSKDNLKAAEESMNATMIAAKTRLERGTVVLGTLGSNTPFLGLFGTIIGIIEAFHALSTAAAPGPEVIMASISEALVATALGILVAIPAVVSFNFFNRAIKKKMANSDATSRIVMTHLGSNQRKGG from the coding sequence ATGAATCTTACCCAAGAATTTTCTAAATTTGCTCTTGCAACGGGTCCGCAATGGGTAATGTATTTGTTAATTGTTTGTAGTGTTATTAACGTAGCAATTATAATAGATCGCATTATCTTTTTTCAAAAAATGAAAGGTGATTTTGCTGAGTTTATTAAAAATTTAACGGAACGATTAAATTCTTCTGAGCCAATTGAGCAAACATCTGCTTGGTGTTCTGGACAAAAAATGCTGGAAGCAAATGTTGCGGCAGTTGGTTTAGAGCGCAGTAAAGATAATTTAAAAGCAGCAGAAGAATCTATGAATGCAACAATGATTGCAGCTAAAACACGATTAGAAAGAGGCACTGTTGTTCTTGGTACTTTAGGAAGTAACACACCTTTTCTAGGATTATTTGGAACAATTATTGGTATTATTGAAGCCTTTCATGCTTTATCAACCGCGGCAGCTCCTGGTCCTGAGGTCATTATGGCGTCTATTTCGGAAGCACTTGTTGCGACAGCGCTTGGCATTTTAGTTGCTATTCCTGCAGTTGTTTCTTTTAACTTTTTCAATCGTGCGATTAAAAAGAAAATGGCAAATAGTGATGCAACTTCTAGAATTGTAATGACCCATTTAGGCTCTAATCAAAGAAAAGGGGGCTAA
- a CDS encoding aldo/keto reductase: MTTHIGFATSQGTKPSSQSLGRVFESRRRVLYKGGPSVTPVGFGTYRIGFSKNLGFPDCVNALESALRKGLNLIDSSSNYGHGQSEMLIGKTITKLINENIIKRENIVVVSKVGYIQASNIELAKSRELQGNGFQEISKFGDETWHCIHPDFIFDQIERSCSRLGLETIDVYLLHNPEYMLKRFELDGMDVEEARALFYSRLKESFIALEKLVSTGKIKAYGISSNNLGAPQEEYSSVSIKKVHEVAKSIFENPNFKVVQFPMNWIEVSPAFYDIEDLGESTLSYAQKNDIGVMLNRPFNAMFNDGLIRLTRPQVNKEDMDKLDAGMKLGLENWSKLASDLERLAKEQLADVLGYDDATLSQIVVSTLAWYPGVTSVLCGVRKEHYVDDVEQALARPSLPRAREHLYGIYENLEFST, encoded by the coding sequence ATGACAACTCATATCGGGTTTGCGACTTCTCAGGGGACAAAACCTTCAAGTCAATCTTTAGGCCGCGTTTTTGAATCGAGAAGAAGAGTTCTTTATAAAGGAGGCCCTAGTGTAACACCCGTTGGATTTGGTACTTATCGCATTGGCTTTTCTAAAAACTTAGGATTTCCGGATTGTGTAAATGCACTAGAGAGTGCTCTTCGTAAAGGATTAAATTTAATAGATTCCAGTTCTAATTATGGACATGGACAATCGGAAATGTTGATTGGAAAAACAATTACGAAATTAATTAATGAAAATATAATTAAAAGAGAAAATATAGTTGTTGTTTCTAAAGTTGGTTATATTCAAGCTTCAAATATTGAGTTAGCAAAATCTAGAGAATTACAAGGTAACGGATTTCAAGAAATCAGTAAATTTGGTGACGAAACATGGCATTGTATTCATCCTGATTTTATTTTTGACCAAATAGAACGTTCTTGTAGCAGATTAGGCCTTGAGACAATTGATGTTTACTTACTTCATAACCCTGAATATATGTTAAAAAGATTTGAACTAGATGGAATGGATGTAGAAGAAGCAAGAGCTTTATTTTATAGTCGTTTAAAAGAAAGTTTTATCGCACTTGAAAAATTAGTTTCAACTGGAAAAATAAAAGCATATGGAATTAGCTCAAATAATTTAGGAGCTCCTCAAGAAGAATATTCTTCAGTTTCAATAAAAAAAGTTCATGAGGTTGCAAAATCTATATTTGAAAATCCAAATTTTAAAGTAGTTCAATTTCCTATGAACTGGATAGAAGTTTCACCCGCATTTTATGACATAGAAGATTTAGGTGAATCCACTCTTTCCTATGCACAAAAGAATGACATTGGTGTTATGTTAAATAGACCTTTTAATGCCATGTTTAATGATGGACTTATTAGATTGACAAGACCGCAAGTAAACAAAGAAGATATGGATAAATTAGATGCTGGAATGAAACTTGGTCTTGAAAATTGGTCAAAATTAGCTTCCGATTTGGAACGTCTTGCTAAAGAACAATTAGCTGATGTATTGGGTTACGACGATGCAACTTTATCCCAAATTGTAGTTTCAACGTTAGCTTGGTATCCTGGAGTAACAAGTGTTTTATGTGGTGTTCGAAAAGAACATTATGTTGATGATGTTGAGCAAGCTCTTGCTCGTCCTTCATTGCCAAGAGCAAGAGAGCATTTGTACGGTATTTATGAAAACCTTGAATTTAGTACTTAG